The following coding sequences are from one Oryzias melastigma strain HK-1 linkage group LG20, ASM292280v2, whole genome shotgun sequence window:
- the amer2 gene encoding APC membrane recruitment protein 2: MEVQTECVEPPVAPQCDPQPTGRINKAAFKLFGKRRTGSGMASFFSFRNKGATGSINNGNSENGNSLSLAASVELVRSKTHDGLTGSNDTDGQKGEAPAGLEAGPVRSLSKSLSFFSFLRRSSFRSGENGGVGIVRRGRGLKGFFSSMRWRRKEKTSEGETEEVDGKNEKVGGIVELEKVKNITLTLEPPPHHHQQDCENAEEKPSLQAADTPTSSVVTPLHCEAMPGPSGAPDSPFAYTPTDSPLRAPVQKAKASISSLTPSLATPPLDRCSAGDPPSEPSVDRLCSLLFTDVTSLKSFDSLTGCGDIIADAEEEGTVGNGGSGTSSSSSGGGGGSVAASIGRAGATSRVSPSKPCFPSQMTQPMFSISQSSAPLSHPARNKAPPPPQQHPAGSGVVAYMGGGEEMASPEGVDDADMQGLWHMLPSAGDDSPALPRVHQPLSTNPTSTCSSRTNPLLPSGPRCTDRKAPQVKTLGLSKIPVVGAVGNRSAKPPMPYTHGRHPTSPGEKELLSDEGYWDTPSATPTATPDESGLQRNQKITLSRDSCSGDHLYDLYTDPEEERRGDEDLISTPSPSTEHKTSPSSQTSPPSSSSSSSFRSMKGSTSLPRESKIPVSTKPTSPPHSVSQSALSSVLGADSSPPRPQANPPARTRIPVSKVPVRRSGNKTDTTGGNARKK, from the coding sequence ATGGAAGTGCAGACGGAGTGTGTGGAGCCTCCTGTGGCTCCTCAGTGTGACCCCCAGCCAACAGGGAGGATCAACAAAGCTGCCTTCAAACTCTTTGGAAAACGCCGCACTGGCTCGGGAATGGCCAGCTTCTTCTCGTTCAGGAATAAAGGAGCCACCGGCAGCATCAACAATGGGAATTCTGAAAATGGGAATTCGTTGAGCTTGGCAGCATCAGTGGAGCTTGTGAGGAGCAAAACACATGACGGACTAACGGGTTCCAACGACACAGATGGACAGAAAGGGGAGGCACCTGCTGGCCTGGAGGCAGGGCCAGTGAGGTCTCTCAGCAAATCGCtaagttttttctcttttcttcgaCGCAGTAGTTTTAGGTCGGGTGAAAATGGAGGGGTGGGGATTGTGagaagggggaggggtctgAAGGGCTTTTTTAGCAGCATGCGATGGAGACGTAAGGAGAAAACAAGTGAGGGAGAAACAGAGGAGGTTGatggcaaaaatgaaaaagttggGGGTATCGTTGAGTTGGAAAAGGTCAAGAACATTACTCTCACCCTTGAGCCCCCTCCGCATCACCACCAACAAGACTGTGAAAATGCTGAGGAAAAACCCAGCCTCCAAGCAGCAGACACTCCCACCTCTAGTGTTGTGACACCCTTGCACTGTGAAGCCATGCCAGGACCATCTGGTGCGCCAGACTCCCCTTTTGCTTACACACCCACAGATTCACCGCTGCGGGCCCCTGTCCAAAAAGCCAAAGCGTCAATTTCTAGCCTGACTCCTTCTCTCGCCACCCCCCCCTTGGATCGCTGCAGCGCGGGGGACCCTCCGTCAGAGCCTTCAGTGGACCGGCTGTGTTCTCTCCTCTTCACCGATGTCACATCCCTTAAGAGCTTTGATTCTCTAACGGGCTGTGGTGACATTATTGCTGACGCCGAAGAGGAAGGGACAGTGGGAAATGGTGGTAGTGGCaccagtagtagtagtagtggaGGTGGAGGGGGGAGCGTGGCAGCAAGCATTGGCAGAGCTGGTGCCACATCTCGTGTCTCTCCTTCTAAGCCATGTTTTCCTTCACAGATGACTCAACCCATGTTTTCTATTTCCCAAAGCTCAGCACCTCTTTCCCACCCTGCTCGGAACAAGGCGCCTCCTCCACCCCAGCAGCATCCCGCTGGTAGTGGCGTGGTGGCGTACATGGGTGGAGGGGAAGAAATGGCAAGTCCGGAGGGAGTCGATGATGCAGACATGCAGGGGCTCTGGCACATGCTGCCCTCCGCTGGGGACGACTCACCCGCATTGCCACGAGTGCATCAACCTTTGTCCACAAACCCCACTTCCACTTGCTCATCTCGCACCAACCCTCTCCTCCCTTCTGGTCCCAGATGTACAGACAGAAAGGCACCCCAGGTGAAAACCCTTGGGCTCAGTAAGATTCCAGTAGTTGGTGCCGTGGGAAACCGATCGGCAAAACCCCCCATGCCTTACACACATGGTCGTCACCCCACATCACCTGGAGAGAAAGAACTACTTAGTGATGAGGGCTACTGGGACACACCTTCAGCAACACCTACAGCCACACCGGACGAGAGCGGCCTACAGCGCAACCAGAAAATAACTCTATCACGTGACAGCTGCTCTGGGGACCACTTGTATGACCTGTACACTGACCCCGAAGAAGAAAGAAGGGGTGATGAAGATCTAATCAGTACTCCGTCTCCATCAACTGAACACAAAACCAGTCCATCGTCCCAAACAAGCCCTCCTTCCTCTTCATCATCGTCCTCCTTCCGATCAATGAAGGGCAGCACCAGCCTTCCCAGAGAGTCCAAGATCCCAGTTAGCACCAAACCGACCTCACCCCCTCACTCTGTAAGCCAGTCAGCCCTGTCCTCTGTTCTGGGGGCGGATTCGTCACCGCCAAGACCTCAAGCAAATCCACCAGCTCGCACTAGGATCCCTGTATCCAAGGTGCCCGTTCGTCGTTCTGGAAATAAAACTGACACAACTGGAGGAAATGCACGAAAGAAGTAG